The sequence gtgatatcaccattgccaccatcgttcaaggtaggcatatcatcttttcttctgctgatctgtcctcctggtttgatATTCCCAGGAATGGACTCGGTGAATACTTTTCccaaacttggccacaaaatGATCCAAACTTTGATCGTAATCTCTTTCTTACTACTATTCTCGGTCGACAAGCCACTGCTGCTGACGATCGAATCCatctcaagagtctttgtcctgatttccaaatcattcaaaaactcatcaccacatccatagttccccgcagtggagacctctccacttgaaaatatctggatttgtatattctttttcatatcatctcctctcgaccttttaaccttccgcgccttgttatgcagactatgcatcacacggcaacgacggctaaaaaggtttcctttccttttgcccGATTTATTAACTGGATTTTGAGtcgttttgatattgattttgaggggatcccttctcttgaaatccagtcgagtcatatcatcaaccatcagtctattatcaggatggaattatcttggaatcctgtgtattctcgatgggttgatgatcctagtcgagctttttctagattttctcctatttctgattttcatcgagacttttcctctcttcctcaCTCTATCCAAACCAAAGGTTTTCCGACTGGTCCGCCCAACACTGATATTCCATCCTGTTTCAGTTTTGAGGCCTTTGCGTCTACCATTGGTGATCTTCCTTTACAGGCTCCTGAGGTTCCTCCTACACCAATAAACCAATTTCCTAGCGAACGACTCTTTGAGACTTTTCATCGCATTGAGACGAGTATGCACACTCATTTTACCgagttgactgctagagttgcctctttggagactcgatttgatgacttcgccgctcgctatcctcctccgcagcatgatgatgactctaagatttttattttatttttatttgtattttttttctcttgcgttgtattaaaaaaaaattattattgtaatgaaattgttgcgtattttttaataaatgtttcattactttttgcttatcacaaagggggagaattaatggttaaaatattaattgggataaaatttgtttatctaataaaatttgtttatccgttAAACTCTGTTGcttataaaaattgtttatgattatcgtatattttatctcctgtttttaaccaagttttgtgatcatcaaaaagggggagattgttacgccttaaacgcatataaatctcgaattatgagattaatgtttttaatgcattaacaagtcttatttctctatgttttgatgattaacaaaactaggttaaaatgttactaatatttacattgagcttattacagagttaaaattttcaagatgaattaagactaaattcatactcaagatcagaaacaaaattcgaagaagtatactgctacgggatcggaagctccgattggagatcggaacctccgatcatgatcagaagcatcttcggaagctaagggtagatcggaagctccgatcatggttcggaagctccgatctatttcagggagttttatattgttcggaatgaagaacggaagccacgaagaacaggttcggaagcttcgatctatgatcggaaggtccgatcattttctaaggaatattatattgttcggaagcagatcggaggcaataaagtgaagcagatcggaagcaccgaacgtgatcggacgttacaatcttgaacggccgcctgataatcttgtccggaagacttttgcccgacaccacatttattgcgccgatcggaagctccgaagtggatcggatgttccgatccagtacacccgcgtgtctcagaattcaaatttcggaagcttcgatgcagggatcggaagttccgatcgatgccaaattttcagctataaaaggaggcattccgaggccattcaacacatcccaacatcttcaagtctctcaatcctctcaagcattattcaagccatttgttgaacaatttgtagccccttttaagtgttcaaaatatatttacatatcgagttgtatacggggttgtaaaatcgagggttgtttgtttgtgagttggtggctcggttttgtaaacacttgtgtgtgaagccaagtgtattttacgagtgttgaggctatccttggagcccttaaggccaagagtgttgagttgtatcgatgcggtgatcgtgtcaagttgtaaggctatccttggagccatcaaggccaagacgttcgaagtgctagtggatccttggttaatcgacttaaccaagaaggggagacatagacgatttatcgtcgaacttccataaacatctcttatcccttttactgctttatttacattacgcatttatttaccgcacttattatttgattgcttaagtcttccgcttgcgtacttgcataatcgctttaaattgctaaagttgccaatagaacctaaatcccccccccattaggttctaacaacaacaatataTCAGATTCAACCATTCTGTTTCATCACCCCTCTGATTGACATACACATGATGTCTCaggagatcgagttctgatcaaGAGTCAAGTCTGATATGTTTTCTAAATAAACATACTTGCATAAAAgataatcatataatcaaataaagaCATCAATTTCATGCGAGAAAAGAAATTAatcagactcgatctaccccgctcatctaactCAGTCCAAGAACTAACTTCGCTCTAATACCACATGTTGTAGGGTCTCGGGTTTCTAATCTCATTCTTGGGGCAATTAgtatttaaacatgattaatgaaCAAAGGATCACAACTAAAGaaatcaaatatatttttttaacaaggggtgcgctcgggcgccctttttggccgctcgagcgCTCCCTCTAACCCAACCCTCGGGTTGGGGTTTTTAGGGCAACGCTCGGCTGCATTTTTCTACAGCTCGGGCCTGTCCTGGGCAGGTTCATGCCTTGTTTTCTTCAGCCCTTCCTTGGCCCTTTGATCTCTTCCAAAACATGTTCCTTTAAATCTAAAGatacacatacatatatacatcAAGTTCTAATCATGTTTACAAGCATGCATTACATCAAACTAGAAGCTTAAATTCCAATAAAAGTCCTAAACTAAATAAGATATCCAACATGTTCTTCAACTACCAAAAGCACAagtgttttctaacatgtttgacctctctcatgagctacccgCGTTGACTTTGGCCAGCTCCTGTCCCATCTGttttcatgcacacatacaaaacaagacaacatccGGATATATAGCCTGTTAATTCTACAAAATCGCACTAGAACAAACTTAAAAACACTCACTCGAGTTTTATCTGTCGATATCATTCATCAACCCTTCAAGctgcaaacaaataaaaacacaacatatttaaaaaaaaaagataagatTTGCGGCGTTGCAGATCACAGCATACCTTGACAATTTGTCGCATGAAGTAATCACCATAGCGTTTTGCAGGTTTGGATTCAACTACATGAACAGTGTCCTGAAAATGAGgaataaataagttggataataaatattacaattcatcACTTGAAGAATTAGAAACGGCTGGACCTAAAAAGCATATTACAGCAGTCATATTTAAGCCAGGGACAAGAAGAAAAATTCGAGAACTCACATCATCGATGTAGAAATCCACATCAGCGTTAGAAAGAAATTTCCCATCGGAATCCACGGAATGAGTCTTGTGTTTGTATGTGATTAAGATTGTCCTGCAGATAAACAAAGCAAAACTGGTTAAAAAGAATATGTAGTCTAATCTTGAGATCCATTACTATATGCCTTTAATTTTTAGAATGATCCAATATAGAATTTCAAATTAGCATAAGGCAGCGTCAAAATAGGTGAAAGTAGGGGCCTTCAATTGGAATAGATGCAAAATCTGACCTTAAAGTAGGTTCATCTATATCCATGTAAGTTGCAAGTTTTCCAAGGGATATCGTGGAGTACACTTTGAAGAAGGTTCGTACCCCTGACAATAGCTGTTGCTGCTtcacaaagggggagaattaatggttaaaatattaattgggataaaatttgtttatctgataaaatttgtttatccgttAAACTCTGTTGcttataaaaattgtttatgattatcgtatattttatctcctgtttttaaccaagttttgtgatcatcaaaaagggggagattgttacgccttaaacgcatataaatctcgaattatgagattaatgtttttaatgcattaacaagtcttatttctctatgttttgatgattaacaaaactaggttaaaatgttactaatatttacattgagcttattacagagttaaaattttcaagatgaattaagactaaattcatactcaagatcagaaacaaaattcgaaaaagtatactgctacgggatcggaagctccgattggagatcggaacctccgatcatgatcaaaagcatcttcggaagctaagggtagatcgaaagctccaaacatggttcggaagctccgatctatttcagggagttttatattgttcggaatgaagaacggaagctacgaaaaataggttcggaagctccgatctatgatcggaaggtccgatcattttttaaggaatattatattgttcggaagcagatcagaggcaacgaagtgaagcagatcggaagcaccgaacgtgatcggacgttccgatcttgaacggccgcctgataatcttgtccggaagacttttgcccgacaccacatttattgcgccgatcggaagctccgaagtggatcggacgttccgatccagtacacccgcgtgtctcagaattcaaatttcggaagctccgatgcagggatcggaagttccgatcgatgccaaattttcagctataaaatgaggcattccgaggccattcaacacatcccaacatcttcaagtctctcaatcctctcaagcatta comes from Henckelia pumila isolate YLH828 chromosome 4, ASM3356847v2, whole genome shotgun sequence and encodes:
- the LOC140863265 gene encoding uncharacterized protein isoform X2, producing MDIDEPTLRTILITYKHKTHSVDSDGKFLSNADVDFYIDDDTVHVVESKPAKRYGDYFMRQIVKLEGLMNDIDR
- the LOC140863265 gene encoding uncharacterized protein isoform X1, with product MDIDEPTLRTILITYKHKTHSVDSDGKFLSNADVDFYIDDDTVHVVESKPAKRYGDYFMRQIVKVCCDLQRRKSYLFFLNMLCFYLFAA